The Pasteuria penetrans genome segment TGATAAAGTCCAAATCAATAGGACCTGCTTGAAGACACCACCGACATTCTCGCCTTATTTGCAATCGAAGAAACCCGCACCAACCCGCCATTCCCACCACCAATACCCAAAGGGATCTTTCTTGTATGCTCATATGCATAAATATGAATATAGACAAGAGCATCCATAAAGGACCCACCCAAAAGAGAGAATACCATCGCCATCTTGAAAATCCCTGCGTTTGATATAAACGAAGACATTCTTGCCTATAGGTTCGCATCCGCAAGAGTTGATTGTAAAGATCATGCCATCGATATTTTTGCCCTTCCCGGAGAGGCATAATCGTTGATTTTACAGAAAGATAAAACCAAAAAATGGAAAAAAACAATACATAGAATGTTATTTCCTTAGAAAACCAACTATATAAATAAATAGGGAATACCATAAAGATTTGAAATAATAATCCCGTAACTATGAAGGGAGAAATAATTACCCATTTTGAGCTTCTGACCCCAGATCTTTTCATCTGATTTTCCATAAACCTTTAGATAAAACCCCTCTCAAGAAGGATGTCAAGTCGGTTGCATCCCAAATTTGGTATCACCCCCAAAAAGGTGATTTTAGGTTCCTTATCCTTGCCCGCGAATCGCTCCCCTGGGGGTATTTTTTAACCAATAATTAGGATCATGATCCTTTATTTAGACCCTCTTCTACTTCTTTTTGACTCCTGCCCTCGATAACTGCCAATACAAGCCCTTGAATCCTGATCATGGATGGGTTATGAAATAAATACCTCTTGCCCCTTACGGGTTGATACATCATCCATACCAATACGTATAGGCCCATTCCGTAATTCTGCATCCTCTAGGGCTCCGGGTCAACCCCCTATTTTCAACCCACCATGGCAAAATAGCCCTACCATCCGTCTTGTGCGACACAAAGCAAGCCGATGCCCCATTTTCTTCGTAATGATTCCCGAATTTATAAACCATTTTTATGATATTGCTTCATATAACCCCCGACTCTAGCTCCATTCGTTCTCATCAGGTCCGGTTTTCTGAAAGTAATCCAAAGTAGGAAATTGCCCCCCGAAACCGTGGGCAAAATGTAATTTATAGTGCATCCCGAGCCAACTTTTCGATACACCCAAAACCGAAAAAAGCGATCCAAAGGGTAGGTGCTAGGTAAGCCCGAGGGGCCTTCACCTGGGATGCCCTAACGGACATCCCTCGGCCCCGATGGGAAAAGCAGCCTATTTCGGAACGAAACAGACTTGTATTTATGGATTATCATTCAACCACTAAGAGGGTGGCTAACGAAAGGGATATACATTTTTATTTAAATAAAGTTTATATAGTATTTTATTATATCATTCTATTTTTATTCATATTGATTGTTTCTTTATATATGCAATATGAATTTATATGTCAAGAATGTTGCTCTCTCCGGCCCCACAGTTGGCGTAAACGAATTGGGGGCCTTTTTCCCATGAAACTAAATAGTACTAATTTTCAGTTATGGAAAATGCAAAAAATCCCTCTTGATGTATCTCCCCGAGCGGATCGCTGTGTCCATTATTGTAAAATATATGTAATATAATAAATTTTTACTTATTACCCTATACATACGATTACTCTTTTGTTATAATTTGAAAAAATATATCTATGAAAATAAGGGAGTAGATATAGATGTCCTATCCCATAGACGATATAAGTAATTTTCCAGATCTTCATGGGAAATTAGAAAGAAAAAAGAGAAGAGAACAGGTGAGGAAAAAGAAACCCAATCTTTCAGAACAGCCTTGGGAAGATCATGAGGGCATAGGGGCAGAAGAAAAAAGCCGACTGCTTATGCTGCAGACATTAGCTACCACGGTCTACGGTTTCCCGAATGAGGAGAAGTCAAGCCGTACCCGTGTGATCGATCACCATGTGTCGATATTGTGCTGTTTCGTTATGGCTATTTGGAATTTACAAAGTGAAAGGGAATTAATAAATATTATAAATGGAAATAAAATGATAAGAGATATTATAGGGATTACGAAAGGGTTTAGTCGATCATTATATGATAAAAACATTAAAAAATGTATTGCAAGAAACGGAGAAACAATAATTTTTAACCTATTAGAACTTCTTAGTGAAGAAGATCAGAAGGTTATATTGTCGGAAATAAAGGAAAAATATCTTTTCTTGGATCAAGTGATTGTGTCGACAAGCAGACGGGCGAAAGATACGGCCACCCTTCGGAACTATAAGGGCTTTCACAGGGGAATAGGAGTAACCGTGGTGGCAACCATGGACGGCAGAATACCGTTGGTATTGGCCATGGGCCCCGCAAATTTAGGCGAGGTTGAAGCGTCCTGTTTACTGATCCCCGAGATATCAACCTTAGGATGTAGGGGCCTAGTAGCAGACAGTGCTTACGACGTACATGATCTGTTCGAATTATGTAAACAACACGGTTTGAAATTACTGGCTGGATATAATAAGAGAAGAGCCAAAACACCGAACTCCATCACCAGTCCACTGCGAAAGGAGAATTTTTATCGACTACAAACAAAGGGATGTAAAGAGTTAATGAAAAAACGTTCATCAGGAGAGCATTGTTTCACAATACTAAAGCATACAATGGGGCTAGATAAACATAGACCAACGTCATATAATCAGGCATTCATGCTAATTGTCTCATATATGATGACTATATGTTTTGATAGTATGATTCAGAAAAAGAATAACATAAACATAAGAAAGTCCCCGGGTAGACGTTTTTACCAGCAGATTTCCTGAAGGGGGCACCGATCTAATAATTTAAAATTTTCAAAAAACTATCAGAACATCCCGGTACGCACTATGATGGTAATATTTTACATAATAAGGAAGAAAAACCCTGGGATGAACTGGATAATTCCAATGAGCAGCAATTTCCAATTACATTGACGGTTGTACCAAGAAGGTACCTTGATTTTAGATTGTTATGTTCATCTTAATAAACTATATGTATATTTTATTTCTATAAATATTATTACACAATATCGATATCAATAAACATTTTTTTGGGTAGTAATACTTATAGACGTAAATAGGAGGGGGCTGTTCGCACCCCTCACTAATTTTTGATCGAAACCAATGACCCCATTTATTACCTGTTGTAAAAAACAAATCGTAAATAATAAAACAAATCTCATCAACATTTATTACCTAAAATTAAGTAGGGGTGCTACCGCGAAAAAGGTATCAAACTTATTAAAATATTTTTGTAGATTAAATGATGTGTTCAGTAAATGTTTATATTGTTAATGTATATAAAAACAGTCTGCTTGGGTATTTCCGGCGTAAGTTCTTTGGGATGGAAAGGTACCCCTTTCTAGGGGGATTGCACCTGAAAATTTCGTGCGATCGGTTATTTTTTGTTGAACCACCGAAATCACCGTGGAATCATAGGATCCGGTTCCTATCTCGCCCCTTTTGCGCACACCAAAGAAACCGACATAAAGTCGAATTTTATTTTTTATTTAAATAGTATTATATATTAAACCCTATGTAGTTATGGGTGATCTTATCCTTATCTTCCTGATCTTCTTTTGAAGATAACGAACGGCCTGGGATAAATTATAAGCAGATCCTTTTGCCATCATGGCCCGTGCCACCCTCGTCTTACCACGCACCTTCATTTTGGCCGCCTGAAAACGGTTCTTCATAGAAGAACAAACCCCCTCCACAGCCGCACGACGATTACCCTTCTCTTTGTACCCCGGTTGCTCCATTTTGTCTCGTTGTTCCGCCGTTGAATAGGACTGATCTGTGGTGCGCAGGACCCTTTCCCCCCTCTTCAGAGGTTTGGCTGCACATTGCTCGGCAAATTTACATCCCCCGCAAGTCCCCTCATGGAAGCGGGCCACTATCTTACCCTTGCCCTTCTCTCCGGGTTGGTACGTGGATGAGTCGGGGGTCTTGCCACCAGGACACCGATGGATCTTTCCATCCTTTCCCCTCTTGAACCCGCTTACCCTTTTTTTACTGGGATTTTCCTTTCTTCCCAACATATCAGTTGGGTGTATATCGATAGTACGTTCTTTAGCCGCCTCCCTTACCTCATGGCAGTTGTACCCTCCGTCGAAATACAAGGTCTTGTTGTCCTCTGGTGCATGGTTGGATATATAGTCAACTCCAAAATCCTTATCGGAATGAAGTGCCCCTTGGGTATTTACATGGGTGAGTATACTCAATCCCTTCACCTCATCACGGGCCTCGACAAGGTTACAAACATACCCTCTACACAATTGCTTACCCTTGATACGACATTGGACGTCTGGATCAAAGGGGCTTTGCAGACTGCCTGATGGCGAGGTGGAACGCACCATGAGTCTCTTTTGCCCTTCCTGTTCAACTTCCTCTGTCTGCTCTCCTATCACCCTTTGCAACAGTATATGGACTGGGGCGGATTGAAACTCCTTGTACTGGTTCCCAAAGTGTTTGAGGGCTGGTGCTGGTGCTGGAATTAAAAGTCAGTTGATTTGGTTTTTTCCGATATTAATTATATTTCAAAATGATATATATTGATTGCTATTAGTTAATGAATTACTTCTGTATAATATGTATGAATAATTTGTAATGTAAATAAAAAATTGAATAGTATGAATGTTTTGGACTGGATATGTGTGAAACGTAACGATTATGGTTGGATTTCTACTATAACCATGGAAACTCGGTTTTTGAACCCATGATCGCGGAAATGAATGCCCTATTCCGCACACCTTGGCACGCCAAATAGACCGGCCTATAGTGCCGATTATTTTATGAATTTTTGAAATTATGAGATATGCTCATCACGATATGGCTTCTCTCCTTATTATTCTTATAAATTTTACTATATATTCGGAGACTTGAGATGTGTTATACGCTACACACTTTGCGAACATTGTCAACCTAGCTCTTCGTTCACCACGCACCTTAAGTCGGCGAGCTCCGTAAGCATTTTTTAGTGCGGAGCAAACGCCCTCAATGGCCGCACGACTGTTCCCTGCTTCCCTATATTTTGTCTCCTCCAATTGATCTCTTTGCTCCGCCGCCGAGTACGTTCGGTCGGTTAATCTTATGGTTCTTCCCCCTGTTTTGTTGAGTTTGCCAATGCACTGATCCGCAAAGGGGCACTTCTTGCAATCCTCCCCTTTGAAATAAGCCACACTGGTCCCGCTCCCTGGTTTTCTCCCTGGTTTGTACTGGCTGTTCTCGGGTTCCTTGTTTGCCACGCACCGTGTAATTTCCTTTGTTCTTTTGTCTCGCACAAACGTGCTTGCCCTCAATTTATCGGGGTTCTCCCTTCGGCCCGTCATATTGGTGAAGCATAGCGAAATACCCTTTGATTGGGCAAGTTCGCTTATCTCATGGCTGTAGTACCCCCCATCGGCACACAACCGCATTCCATCATGGGGAACCCATGTTTCTATGTACTCCTTCGCAAAGGCCGTATCTGGATGAAGGGAACCTTTCATATCAAAGAAGGAAATTAGGCTTACTCCCTTCTCTCCATCACGATCCTCTACGATTTGTCCGGAATATCCCCAACATTCCTGTTTGTTCTTCTTCCTGTACTGAGCATCAGGATCATAAGGGCTTTGTAGACTACCAGAACGCACCTTGGAGAGCATCCTGAGATTTCCTTGTTCATCCTCCTCAGTTTGTTCCCAGATCACCCTTTCCAGCAATGCATACTCCTTGGTTGATCTGATGTTGTCATAGTGGGAGACCTGTTCCCTTACAGCCAAGCAAACCCCAATTAGCTCTGCAGTCCTATGATCCCTTGCTGTTGCCCCTTTTTTTGGGGGAAGGGGAGGCTGATAGCCCAATGATTGCCGACTATCGATGTCTGTTAGTTTACACCCCTTCTCCAGAAAAACCCCCCACTCCGCGGGGAGGGGAATCAGGAGTTCAGCCGAGATACAAACCACATTTTTCGCCACCAGATAGATCACGTCATTACGGGTCAATTTCCTTATGTTGCTGTTGATTAGCGTGCTATCCATTCTACGGCAGGTGGATGTCATACCTACTATTGACTTTTGGAAGGTGGTGAAGTGCTGAAAGGAGTCCTGTGTAACATTGCATTTTGTTTTCTCCTCGTATGCCAACAACCGTTTTCTGCCTTCGTATAATGTTCTCCTACCTATAAGGGGCTTTCCTTTTTTGCCCCCCAGAGCTTCAAAGAACACTCCTTCCCGTGGAATACGTTCGATCAATTCCCTGTCTGTCCACCCAAAGGTTTCTTTAATGGACTCCAGGATTATGGTAAAAAGGATATCCTTGCAGGGTTGACCGATAGTATTATGATAATCGGCATATGTTTCCTTGTACCATGAAGCATGTTTCTCATAATACTCGCAAAGGGTTGCAAGTTTAATTTCTTCCTTGGTGGAACACCAGCGCCACTTATCCGCGAAGCATTCAATCCATTCCTCTACCCCTTCCAAGTTCGACTGTTCTATGGTACAATACCCTGAGACCATCTGTTATCAACCTCCCTTTATAGTGGGTATAAAGAGGATTGTATAGGAATAACAGATGGTCTTCAAGTTTCTTTGAGGGTATTTTTCAGGTAATACATATAAAGTTGTTTCGAATGTACGTTAAGGAAGGTAGGGTCATATCCTATTTTGACTATATATTCGGAACATTATTATAATATCGGTAACCTAACCATAATTAGGGAACCGAGCTTCTATAGATAGTATGATTTCATAAAAGTTTATGTAGTTATTTTTATGAATCCGCAAAAGCCCACTTTCCATTTTTATTCGAACCTCAGGAAACAATTGTGAACCTTTTTAACGGCACCAGCACCAGGGCTAGACAAATCTCTAGCAGTGTTGCCCTCCGTGGGGACGGTCAGATCTTTCTGTACGGAACCTCCATACGTCAAAAAACCCGCTCCAGTAAGGAGAAGGGTTTTATTTTTTTAAAAATGTTAATTGGGAATCCAACCCGAACCCTTGTATCTATCTTTCTCTATACCTTTCAGGCCTCATTGGGTATGATTTAATATATATTCATAAATGCATTTATATTGTTATTTTTATTTTATAATTATGAATATGATACAAGGATTGCCCCTATCGTGTCAGATTCAGATGATGATGATCCCCATAATGTGTACTTGTGAGGCCTGTAAAACCTTGTTGGGGGTTCCCAAAGGCCCGGTAACACTTGCACACTTGCATTGCAGTGTTAGGGATTCCGTCCCTTCCATTAGACCCAGGGGATTGGGAAGTTCCACTGGCACCCATATCATACCCCGGTGGTGTATCAGACCTTGTGGAACCTAGGGAGAGACCAGCGGGAAATCGCTAACAGCTGCGGTATCCGGATCAGGACTGGGCCTAAATTGTACAGGCCCTTGCGCGGGGAATTCCGAAACCCAGGGAGGCAGTGGCACCTGTTTTCGGAGATCCTTGTATACTCATGGGACTTTGATAAACCGGGGGACCAACAGGGGTACCCACAGTGACGCCCCCGGAATCTAATCGAACCTACATTCAGGAATTCCGTATATCACCTACGGGATCCCCTAGATTCTTCCCCCGAAGGGATCAGGAATGTGGGCTAAGAGGACACCGGGGAATCTGGTACGGTGGTAAGCCGGATACCACCAGGACGTATCAAACCATTGTAGCCATTTTCTATAACAAAAGCTGATTATGCCGTATCCATAATAGCCCATTGCAACATTCAATAGTTTGTTTTGCCAACGAGGCAAGGATGTTCCCCAATTCTTGGCAATCTCCTTTCCATCCCTTTATACATATCTCCATAAGACTCCGACAGTTTTTCTCGACACGCCCTATTTTAAACTCAAAACATTTTTCCTTATCAGAAATTTCTTCATCAAGGATTAGATCCCCTTCCTTGAATGGGAAAATAAGGGGGGATTTTTCGGGGACGGTCAGATCTTTCTGTAGGCAGCATCCCGTTGGGGGTGTGAATTTCTGAACAGGGCTTTTGGGGGAGGATTTCCCCCCATTTGAGGTGCTTCTCCCATGGACTACTATATAAAATAAATTTACTATATTAAAATATAAAACGTATATTTTGGTTTTCTAGCTCTTCCCCCCCTTTTTTACCTATGTCACTATAGTACTTGACCCATCCTAATTCGTTAAAAATGGTAATTAATTTCCATTTTCTTTTTGTTTATCTTTCTGTTATACTGTTCCGTAAAAATTGAAAATTTTATGGAATAGAGGGGGATATAGATTGATGAACCACACTACTTATACCGCCTTACCGGCCCCTATTTGTGATAAAAAAATGGAGAACGATCTCCTAGAGCGGGTACAATATTTGCAAAAATCAGGATTATCATACGAGAAAGCCGTTCAAACTGTCGGGCATTCTATTCTGCATGATAAAAACTGGGGAAATTCCACCATTGGAAAAGCTTGGACATGGTTGGCCAACTATGAAAGAGATCAATATCTGGGGCGAAAAAAGTATCAAAGAGACAACGGAGGACGCTGTACAATCATCAGAAATGGATATAGAAAACATGTTTTAGATACCCATAGGGGTCCCATTACCTTTTTCATTCCACGATTACGAGACGTCAAGTTCCAGTCCGTTCTAGCCGATCCCTATTTCCGTTATGATCCCTACTTGCTGGAAAAGATCGTTTCCCTTCGAATCAGCGGTATGTCCCTGGAGGTCATCGCGGGGCAAACAAAGTGGATCTTCGGCAAGAGGATTCCCCGTTCCACCCTCTCCCAACGTCTTATTTCCCAGTATGATAGCCACCTAGACGCGTGGAATCTCCGTTCCCTACAGAACCAGTATTCCGCTCTTCAGGCCGATGCTACTTATCTCAGGATCCGGGGGGGCAAAGGGAAAAAAATAGCCATTTACATAGTAATGGGACGTAGGTGGGACGGTGTATGGGAAATTCTTTACGTTGGATACGGTCCACCTGAAACGTTGGACACCTGGAACCAGGTTTTCAAAAATCTCCGTTCGCGGGGTTTATCATCGGTTCCTTTGATCGTTACCGATGCTCACCCTGGCCTCAAAACGGCTGTTCGTGTCCATTACCCCGCATCGGATTGGCAACGATGTATTGCCCATTTCTTTAGAAACCTGCGGGATGCCGCTGAGGAGGACTCTTTTCCCCCAGAGATACTCTTTGATAGGATGCGCAAAGAGGTTCTGGAATCCCCGGATTGTGAAACGGCCTATGCAGTTGGCATGAGGATCTGCGAGGATTATAAAGACGTGGCCCCGAAAACGGTAAAAGTATTGCGAAAGGGCCTGCGAGATATCACCATCCACCTTGGACACGACCTTACCCATCAGAAGTCGAATCGGAGTACAAACATCCTGGAGAATTTAAACGGGAATTTAAAACGCATTACGAACAAAGCTCGCTGCTATCCTGATGACAGGGCTGCTTATCGGATATCCACCCTCTTCCGTCTCCGTGATCACCAAAAACGGCAGGAAACAACGGACCAGAGGATAGCATGAATCATAGGGATTGGGAAGAAAGCAGAAATAGTATGGAATCATGTGTTTTTTGCGATTTAGATCGAAAATTTGGTAAAGTAAGAATCGTCTTTTTTCCCAATCCCTATAGGATTCATAATAAGAATGGACGAGAGGAGGTTGGAAGACAGGAACGAATTTTCTATCTATACAAATTAATAAGACAATTATGCTTAAAAAAATACAAGAAAAGGTCACCCAAAGAGGCAAAAAAGTGGGACTAAAAATCCCCTCCGAAAAATGCACACACCCGTCCGGATGCTGCCGGATTTGTGATAGAGTGGGGGTAGGTCATTAGCTCTAACACCTGCTTTTCCATAGGAATTTGAGGGTTCTCTATGGAGCATTATAGCAGAAGAGGGGCTAATGACCTAATTTTTTTGTTGTTTTCTTAATAACTATCAAACTAGGGGACCATGATCCTTAATTTTACAGTCATCGGATAGGTGCTCCCTAGCAAGCATCTTATTCGTTTTCTAATACGTCACCGCCCACCCGATTCCTATAAAAAAATCCATGCTAAAGAGTCGCCATTCATCTACCCGCTATGAACAGCGGAGACCCCCTGATAGAGGGTGAGTTGCCAATTATTATAACATATAAAACTTAAATTTTATAAAAATAACGCATATGTACCACTGTGTTCCCACAAGAATACCTTGGAATACAGTGGGAGAGAATCCGAATCTAGGCAGATATAAACACAGAAACCTACCACGATGCATTTGATCTATCGAACCATGGTTCAGCCCTCACTCCTGAGACTGAACCCCCAGGTCCGAAGTTTGGCCAAGAGCCCCAAACATTAAATCGAACTAGCACCCGAATAAGGAAGAATCCTATAGGGCAGTAAGAGTCATATAATGCAAGGGTATTTATATATAATCCCATGAGCTGGATTGGCATTTCAGCCGACCCATCCCGACGATTGTTATCTACGGATACCATTCACGAACAAAATCGATTACAAACATAAGTGCTACCTACACCAGTAAGTCCCCCTACACCCATACCAACGTAATAAGCAAAGGGCTTCGTCACGGGATGGATCTGAGAGACCCCATAGTCAACCCAGTAACTGCCTGCACCCGTGGCACCGGCGCAGGCATAATCACAAAAACCCTCGCGTCTAAACCGTCCC includes the following:
- a CDS encoding transposase; amino-acid sequence: MIGEQTEEVEQEGQKRLMVRSTSPSGSLQSPFDPDVQCRIKGKQLCRGYVCNLVEARDEVKGLSILTHVNTQGALHSDKDFGVDYISNHAPEDNKTLYFDGGYNCHEVREAAKERTIDIHPTDMLGRKENPSKKRVSGFKRGKDGKIHRCPGGKTPDSSTYQPGEKGKGKIVARFHEGTCGGCKFAEQCAAKPLKRGERVLRTTDQSYSTAEQRDKMEQPGYKEKGNRRAAVEGVCSSMKNRFQAAKMKVRGKTRVARAMMAKGSAYNLSQAVRYLQKKIRKIRIRSPITT
- a CDS encoding transposase; the encoded protein is MVSGYCTIEQSNLEGVEEWIECFADKWRWCSTKEEIKLATLCEYYEKHASWYKETYADYHNTIGQPCKDILFTIILESIKETFGWTDRELIERIPREGVFFEALGGKKGKPLIGRRTLYEGRKRLLAYEEKTKCNVTQDSFQHFTTFQKSIVGMTSTCRRMDSTLINSNIRKLTRNDVIYLVAKNVVCISAELLIPLPAEWGVFLEKGCKLTDIDSRQSLGYQPPLPPKKGATARDHRTAELIGVCLAVREQVSHYDNIRSTKEYALLERVIWEQTEEDEQGNLRMLSKVRSGSLQSPYDPDAQYRKKNKQECWGYSGQIVEDRDGEKGVSLISFFDMKGSLHPDTAFAKEYIETWVPHDGMRLCADGGYYSHEISELAQSKGISLCFTNMTGRRENPDKLRASTFVRDKRTKEITRCVANKEPENSQYKPGRKPGSGTSVAYFKGEDCKKCPFADQCIGKLNKTGGRTIRLTDRTYSAAEQRDQLEETKYREAGNSRAAIEGVCSALKNAYGARRLKVRGERRARLTMFAKCVAYNTSQVSEYIVKFIRIIRREAIS
- a CDS encoding IS256 family transposase is translated as MNHTTYTALPAPICDKKMENDLLERVQYLQKSGLSYEKAVQTVGHSILHDKNWGNSTIGKAWTWLANYERDQYLGRKKYQRDNGGRCTIIRNGYRKHVLDTHRGPITFFIPRLRDVKFQSVLADPYFRYDPYLLEKIVSLRISGMSLEVIAGQTKWIFGKRIPRSTLSQRLISQYDSHLDAWNLRSLQNQYSALQADATYLRIRGGKGKKIAIYIVMGRRWDGVWEILYVGYGPPETLDTWNQVFKNLRSRGLSSVPLIVTDAHPGLKTAVRVHYPASDWQRCIAHFFRNLRDAAEEDSFPPEILFDRMRKEVLESPDCETAYAVGMRICEDYKDVAPKTVKVLRKGLRDITIHLGHDLTHQKSNRSTNILENLNGNLKRITNKARCYPDDRAAYRISTLFRLRDHQKRQETTDQRIA
- a CDS encoding transposase, whose product is MSYPIDDISNFPDLHGKLERKKRREQVRKKKPNLSEQPWEDHEGIGAEEKSRLLMLQTLATTVYGFPNEEKSSRTRVIDHHVSILCCFVMAIWNLQSERELINIINGNKMIRDIIGITKGFSRSLYDKNIKKCIARNGETIIFNLLELLSEEDQKVILSEIKEKYLFLDQVIVSTSRRAKDTATLRNYKGFHRGIGVTVVATMDGRIPLVLAMGPANLGEVEASCLLIPEISTLGCRGLVADSAYDVHDLFELCKQHGLKLLAGYNKRRAKTPNSITSPLRKENFYRLQTKGCKELMKKRSSGEHCFTILKHTMGLDKHRPTSYNQAFMLIVSYMMTICFDSMIQKKNNINIRKSPGRRFYQQIS